A window of the Streptococcus sp. 116-D4 genome harbors these coding sequences:
- the rpsG gene encoding 30S ribosomal protein S7 — MSRKNRAPKREVLPDPLYNSQLVTRLINRVMLDGKRGTAASIVYGAFEQIKEATGNDALEVFETAMENIMPVLEVRARRVGGSNYQVPVEVRPERRTTLGLRWLVTIARLRGEHTMQDRLAKEILDAANNTGAAVKKREDTHRMAEANRAFAHFRW; from the coding sequence ATGAGTCGTAAAAATAGAGCTCCAAAACGTGAAGTATTGCCAGATCCGCTTTACAATTCACAATTAGTTACTCGTCTTATCAACCGCGTTATGCTTGACGGTAAACGTGGTACAGCTGCTTCAATCGTTTACGGTGCTTTTGAGCAAATCAAAGAAGCTACTGGTAACGATGCACTTGAAGTATTTGAAACAGCTATGGAAAACATCATGCCTGTACTTGAAGTACGTGCACGTCGTGTTGGTGGTTCTAACTACCAAGTCCCAGTTGAAGTTCGTCCAGAACGTCGTACAACACTTGGACTTCGTTGGTTGGTAACAATCGCTCGCCTTCGTGGTGAACACACAATGCAAGACCGTCTTGCAAAAGAAATCTTGGATGCTGCGAACAACACTGGTGCAGCAGTTAAGAAACGTGAAGACACTCACCGTATGGCTGAAGCTAACCGTGCATTCGCACACTTCCGTTGGTAA
- the rpsL gene encoding 30S ribosomal protein S12 → MPTINQLVRKPRKSKVEKSKSPALNVGYNSHKKVQTNVSSPQKRGVATRVGTMTPKKPNSALRKFARVRLSNLIEVTAYIPGIGHNLQEHSVVLLRGGRVKDLPGVRYHIVRGALDTAGVNDRKQGRSKYGTKRPKKA, encoded by the coding sequence ATGCCTACAATTAACCAATTGGTTCGCAAACCGCGTAAATCAAAAGTAGAAAAATCTAAATCACCAGCTTTGAACGTTGGTTACAACAGTCATAAAAAAGTTCAAACAAACGTTTCTTCACCACAAAAACGTGGTGTTGCAACTCGTGTTGGAACAATGACACCTAAAAAACCTAACTCTGCCCTTCGTAAATTTGCTCGTGTACGTTTGAGCAACCTTATCGAAGTTACTGCCTACATCCCAGGTATCGGACACAACTTGCAAGAGCACAGCGTGGTGCTTCTTCGCGGTGGACGTGTAAAAGACCTTCCAGGGGTACGTTACCATATCGTCCGTGGTGCACTTGATACTGCAGGTGTTAACGATCGTAAACAAGGTCGTTCTAAATACGGTACTAAACGTCCGAAAAAAGCATAA
- a CDS encoding response regulator transcription factor — translation MKVLVAEDQSMLRDAMCQLLNFQPDVETVLQAKNGVEAIEVLEKEAVDIAILDVEMPVKTGLEALEWIKQEVPETKVVIVTTFKRPGYFERAVKAGVDAYVLKERSISELMQTLHTVLEGRKEYSPELMEVMMTHPNPLTDQEVTVLQGVAQGLSNQEIADKLYLSNGTVRNYVTNILSKLDAGNRTEAANIAKESGWL, via the coding sequence ATGAAAGTATTAGTCGCAGAAGATCAAAGTATGCTTAGAGATGCCATGTGTCAGCTCTTAAACTTTCAGCCAGATGTGGAGACTGTCTTGCAGGCAAAAAATGGAGTCGAGGCTATCGAGGTTTTGGAGAAGGAAGCAGTAGATATTGCCATCCTTGACGTCGAAATGCCAGTCAAGACAGGACTAGAAGCGCTCGAGTGGATCAAACAAGAAGTGCCTGAAACCAAGGTGGTTATCGTTACGACCTTTAAACGCCCAGGCTATTTTGAACGAGCGGTCAAAGCAGGAGTCGATGCTTATGTCTTGAAGGAGCGGAGCATATCTGAGCTCATGCAAACCCTGCATACAGTACTAGAGGGACGCAAGGAGTATTCTCCAGAGCTGATGGAAGTCATGATGACCCATCCCAATCCCTTGACTGACCAAGAAGTCACTGTTTTACAAGGAGTTGCCCAAGGCCTGTCTAACCAAGAAATTGCGGACAAGCTCTACCTCTCAAACGGCACCGTCCGAAACTATGTCACCAATATTCTTTCGAAACTAGATGCAGGTAATCGAACAGAGGCAGCTAATATCGCGAAAGAATCTGGTTGGTTGTGA
- the fusA gene encoding elongation factor G, which produces MAREFSLEKTRNIGIMAHVDAGKTTTTERILYYTGKIHKIGETHEGASQMDWMEQEQERGITITSAATTAQWNNHRVNIIDTPGHVDFTIEVQRSLRVLDGAVTVLDSQSGVEPQTETVWRQATEYGVPRIVFANKMDKIGADFLYSVSTLHDRLQANAHPIQLPIGAEDDFRGIIDLIKMKAEIYTNDLGTDILEEDIPADYLDQAQEYREKLIEAVAETDEELMMKYLEGEEITNEELKAGIRKATINVEFYPVLCGSAFKNKGVQLMLDAVIDYLPSPLDIPAIKGINPDTEEEETRPASDEEPFAALAFKIMTDPFVGRLTFFRVYSGVLQSGSYVLNTSKGKRERIGRILQMHANSRQEIDTVYSGDIAAAVGLKDTTTGDSLTDEKAKIILESINVPEPVIQLMVEPKSKADQDKMGIALQKLAEEDPTFRVETNVETGETVISGMGELHLDVLVDRMRREFKVEANVGAPQVSYRETFRASTQARGFFKRQSGGKGQFGDVWIEFTPNEEGKGFEFENAIVGGVVPREFIPAVEKGLVESMANGVLAGYPMVDVKAKLYDGSYHDVDSSETAFKIAASLALKEAAKSAQPAILEPMMLVTITVPEENLGDVMGHVTARRGRVDGMEAHGNSQIVRAYVPLAEMFGYATVLRSASQGRGTFMMVFDHYEDVPKSVQEEIIKKNKGED; this is translated from the coding sequence ATGGCACGCGAATTTTCACTTGAAAAAACTCGTAATATCGGTATCATGGCTCACGTCGATGCTGGTAAAACAACAACTACTGAGCGTATTCTTTACTACACTGGTAAAATCCACAAAATCGGTGAAACTCACGAAGGTGCGTCACAAATGGACTGGATGGAGCAAGAGCAAGAGCGTGGTATCACTATCACATCTGCTGCGACAACAGCTCAATGGAACAACCACCGCGTAAACATCATCGACACACCAGGACACGTGGACTTCACAATTGAAGTACAACGTTCTCTTCGTGTATTGGACGGTGCGGTTACCGTTCTTGACTCACAATCAGGTGTTGAGCCTCAAACTGAAACAGTTTGGCGTCAAGCAACTGAGTATGGAGTTCCACGTATCGTATTTGCTAACAAAATGGATAAAATCGGTGCTGACTTCCTTTACTCTGTAAGCACACTTCATGATCGTCTTCAAGCAAACGCACACCCAATTCAATTGCCAATCGGTGCTGAAGATGACTTCCGTGGAATCATCGACTTGATCAAGATGAAAGCTGAAATCTATACTAACGACCTTGGTACAGATATCCTTGAAGAAGACATTCCAGCTGACTACCTTGACCAAGCACAAGAATACCGTGAAAAATTGATCGAAGCAGTTGCTGAAACTGACGAAGAATTGATGATGAAATACCTCGAAGGTGAAGAAATCACTAACGAAGAATTGAAAGCTGGTATCCGTAAAGCGACTATCAACGTTGAATTCTACCCAGTATTGTGTGGTTCTGCCTTCAAGAATAAAGGTGTTCAATTGATGCTTGATGCGGTTATCGACTACCTTCCAAGCCCACTTGATATCCCAGCGATCAAAGGTATCAACCCAGATACTGAAGAAGAAGAAACTCGTCCAGCATCTGATGAAGAGCCATTTGCAGCTCTTGCCTTCAAGATTATGACTGATCCATTCGTAGGTCGTTTGACATTCTTCCGTGTTTACTCAGGTGTTCTTCAATCAGGTTCTTACGTATTGAACACTTCTAAAGGTAAACGTGAACGTATCGGACGTATCCTTCAAATGCACGCTAACAGCCGTCAAGAAATCGACACTGTTTACTCAGGTGATATCGCTGCTGCCGTTGGTTTGAAAGATACTACAACTGGTGACTCATTGACAGATGAAAAAGCTAAAATCATCCTTGAGTCAATCAACGTTCCAGAACCAGTTATCCAATTGATGGTTGAGCCAAAATCTAAAGCGGACCAAGATAAGATGGGTATCGCCCTTCAAAAATTGGCTGAAGAAGATCCAACATTCCGCGTTGAAACAAACGTTGAAACTGGTGAAACAGTTATCTCTGGTATGGGTGAGCTTCACCTTGACGTCCTTGTTGACCGTATGCGTCGTGAGTTCAAAGTTGAAGCGAACGTAGGTGCACCTCAAGTATCTTACCGTGAAACATTCCGCGCTTCTACTCAAGCACGTGGATTCTTCAAACGTCAATCTGGTGGTAAAGGTCAATTCGGTGATGTATGGATTGAATTTACTCCAAACGAAGAAGGAAAAGGATTCGAATTCGAAAACGCAATCGTCGGTGGTGTGGTTCCTCGTGAATTTATCCCAGCGGTTGAAAAAGGTTTGGTAGAATCTATGGCTAACGGTGTTCTTGCAGGTTACCCAATGGTTGACGTTAAAGCTAAGCTTTACGATGGTTCATACCACGATGTCGACTCATCTGAAACTGCCTTCAAGATTGCAGCTTCACTTGCCCTTAAAGAAGCTGCTAAATCAGCACAACCAGCTATCCTTGAGCCAATGATGCTTGTAACTATCACTGTTCCAGAAGAAAACCTTGGTGATGTTATGGGTCACGTAACTGCTCGTCGTGGACGTGTAGATGGTATGGAAGCACACGGTAACAGCCAAATCGTTCGTGCTTACGTTCCACTTGCTGAAATGTTCGGTTACGCAACAGTTCTTCGTTCTGCATCTCAAGGACGCGGTACATTCATGATGGTATTTGACCACTACGAAGATGTACCTAAGTCAGTACAAGAAGAAATCATTAAGAAAAACAAAGGTGAAGACTAA